One genomic window of Cottoperca gobio chromosome 10, fCotGob3.1, whole genome shotgun sequence includes the following:
- the LOC115014203 gene encoding zinc finger protein 648-like — MAVHRCQGRGVYSGSHIVPQLSLEANHRIKQRCQSIVDIKTSPLKQRTMESVRSAFHAQLATVMDSLLAAAVCEIAKIFESSLCEQQVGLAQKTEEISILRGKLEKVERRQKAKGGGSEEGEMPSGDREGGLRQQTLTGSGLNVGKDLSPRSDRVEGLSQSLSGLKEEVTGQDGASVKHERAGSRPTLGSVAVQVPEGSLAAGDQRPIHTLSATQAKTKLSHWDQGSADHRSLRDQASTPFLSISQSGRCSPRPDPSLAQPGEWLPGLDGTRGGVSSMENLQADGTSCSGPASSSTGTDTPCFRPSFVSDETSNEDDDSSFPFLDQEPENHNSNQNSVQGQDVGQRGARQGQSQSQAPSGESQWRPRDDRSGRGPINHTRRVTTFGNRDPLRPQSNSQSLTLRHTNTLSHPPAPGGGSGRPYTCPYCTKCFTYPSHQRRHLLRHTGVRLHPCQFCDKSFLTPSELTVHTRTHTGERPFGCAQCGKRFARSGNLRAHQRDVHMGKRPFACTECGKRFAHRGNLRVHNHRVHQGDPYYMDDQPEPDIGPNPI; from the exons ATGGCAGTACATAGGTGTCAGGGGAGAGGAGTGTACAGTGGTAGCCACATCGTCCCTCAATTGTCACTGGAAGCCAACCATAGAATAAAACAGCGGTGCCAATCAATCGTTGACATTAAAACATCACCACTGAAACAAAGGACAATGGAGTCCGTGAGGAGTGCTTTCCACGCTCAGCTGGCCACCGTCATGGACTCTCTGCTGGCAGCCGCTGTCTGCGAGATCGCCAAGATCTTTGAGAGCAGCCTGTGTGAACAGCAGGTGGGGCTAGCGCAGAAAACAGAGGAGATCTCCATCCTCCGAGGCAAGCTGGAGAAAGTGGAGAGGAGGCAGAAGGCAAAGGGTGGAGGGAGCGAGGAAGGGGAGATGCCatcaggagacagagagggaggctTGAGGCAGCAGACCCTGACAGGATCAG GACTGAATGTGGGAAAGGATTTGTCCCCTCGTTCAGACCGAGTAGAAGGACTCAGTCAGAGCCTCAGTGGGCTGAAAGAAGAGGTCACAGGCCAGGATGGAGCTTCAGTGAAACATGAG CGTGCTGGATCACGACCTACCCTGGGTTCAGTCGCAGTCCAAGTCCCAGAGGGAAGCCTTGCTGCTGGGGACCAGAGACCGATACATACCCTGTCTGCAACACAAGCCAAGACCAAAT TGTCTCATTGGGATCAGGGCAGTGCAGACCACAGATCTCTCCGGGATCAAGCCTCCAccccttttctctccatctcccagAGTGGACGTTGCTCCCCCAGGCCTGACCCAAGCCTAGCTCAACCAGGTGAGTGGTTACCTGGGCTGGACGGCACCCGAGGCGGGGTGTCCAGTATGGAGAACCTGCAGGCGGATGGCACCAGCTGCTCTGGTCCAGCTAGCAGCAGCACTGGCACAGACACCCCCTGCTTCCGACCGAGCTTTGTCTCTGACGAGACCAGCAACGAAGATGACGATAGCTCTTTCCCTTTCCTGGACCAGGAGCCTGAGAACCACAACTCCAATCAGAATTCAGTGCAGGGCCAAGACGTTGGGCAGAGGGGGGCTCGGCAAGGTCAATCCCAATCCCAAGCCCCCTCTGGCGAATCTCAATGGAGACCTAGAGATGACAGGAGTGGGAGAGGCCCCATCAATCACACACGGCGGGTCACAACATTTGGCAATAGAGACCCTCTCCGACCACAGTCCAATTCACAGTCTCTCACGCtgcgacacacaaacactctcagcCACCCCCCAGCTCCTGGCGGAGGGAGTGGACGACCTTACACCTGCCCATACTGCACCAAGTGTTTCACCTACCCCTCCCACCAGCGCAGACACCTTTTACGACACACAGGAGTCAGACTGCATCCCTGTCAGTTTTGTGACAAGAGCTTCCTCACACCCTCTGAGCTTACTGtgcacactcgcacacatacAGGTGAGCGGCCTTTTGGCTGTGCTCAGTGTGGTAAACGTTTTGCCCGCAGCGGGAACTTAAGAGCCCACCAACGGGACGTTCACATGGGGAAGAGGCCCTTTGCTTGCACAGAGTGTGGGAAGAGATTTGCCCACAGAGGGAACCTGAGGGTGCACAATCACAGAGTCCACCAAGGAGATCCCTACTACATGGATGATCAGCCGGAGCCTGACATCGGCCCTAATCCCATttga